One segment of Agromyces albus DNA contains the following:
- a CDS encoding type II secretion system F family protein → MSLMLGALLGLGVLLAFSPLLWPARTAARSGPGVGARIRDELALAGLIGVPVPVVVAVAALLSVVGGALAQAVLAIPVLTVVAGVLGGALLPLLIRARATRRRAANRAVWPDVVDHLVASVRAGMSLPESVGALAELGPAATRSAFASFDDDYRRTGNFSLCLDRLKASLADPVADRILETLRMAREVGGSDVTAVLRGLAGYLREDAALRAEVVSRQSWIRNAARLGVAAPWLLLIVLGSRRETLVAYDSPAGTVLIIAGVVVTIVAYQAMIALGRLPEERRWFH, encoded by the coding sequence ATGAGTCTCATGCTCGGTGCGCTCCTCGGGCTCGGCGTGCTGCTCGCGTTCTCCCCACTGCTCTGGCCGGCGCGCACCGCGGCGCGTTCGGGTCCCGGCGTGGGGGCACGCATCCGCGACGAGCTCGCGTTGGCGGGCCTCATCGGCGTACCGGTTCCGGTCGTCGTCGCGGTGGCGGCACTCCTCTCCGTGGTCGGAGGGGCGCTCGCCCAGGCAGTGCTCGCGATCCCGGTGCTCACCGTGGTTGCCGGCGTGCTCGGCGGCGCGCTCCTGCCACTCCTCATCCGTGCGCGCGCGACTCGCAGGCGTGCGGCGAATCGCGCGGTCTGGCCCGACGTCGTCGACCACCTCGTCGCGTCGGTTCGTGCCGGGATGTCGCTGCCCGAGAGCGTCGGCGCCCTCGCCGAGCTCGGGCCGGCTGCCACACGAAGCGCGTTCGCGTCGTTCGACGACGACTACCGCCGCACCGGAAACTTCTCCCTCTGCCTCGACCGCCTGAAGGCATCGCTCGCCGATCCGGTCGCCGATCGCATCCTCGAGACGCTCCGAATGGCCCGTGAGGTCGGCGGCAGCGATGTCACCGCCGTGCTCCGGGGCCTCGCGGGCTACCTTCGCGAAGACGCAGCACTGCGTGCCGAGGTCGTTTCCCGCCAATCGTGGATCCGCAACGCCGCACGCCTCGGCGTCGCCGCGCCGTGGCTCCTCCTGATCGTGCTCGGATCGCGGCGCGAGACACTCGTCGCGTACGACTCACCTGCCGGCACCGTGCTCATCATCGCCGGTGTCGTCGTCACGATCGTCGCCTATCAGGCCATGATCGCCCTCGGCCGACTTCCCGAGGAGCG